CCTGAGAGGTAAACTGAAAAGCACCCCATGGCCAATTGCTGGTTAATGATTTTACCAGGTTCCAGCTTTGCCCTCCGTTGATGGTTTTGTAAATGCCAAAATTCTTCTGATCTAATCCATATCCAATGCTGTCGTTAATGAAATGGATGAAATTTAATGTTTTATCAGCTACTTTCATAATTTTTTCACCCGAATTTTTTACCATCAAAGTAATGTCATATACATTTTTGTCAAATGTTATAAATACATTTCCTTTGTGTACCTTATGTTCATGTACATAAGCTGTATCAGGGAATCTTTCAAATGAATCGGGCCATGAATTTGCATAATTGCTCGTTCTTGCCAGCTTTAAAATATTCTTTTTTGTGGGACTTTTTTTAAAGAAAGCATCATGAAAACCACTGCTGTCATTATAAAAGACAGGAAGGCCAACATATTTTAACTCAGCCCAACTAAAACCCCCATTATTACTGTAATATAAAGTCCCTTTTCCTAATTGCAAATTATATGCAGAGTAGTAATAATTAGTTTTTGAAGTAACAACAAGGAAACCTCCTGAACCTGCACTTGAAGGTGCAAAATTTATCCATTGCGAAAATGTAACGAATGGATACAGAAATATAATTAAAACTAACTTTTTCATAACCAATTCTTTAAATGTTTATTTAGTATGATCGTGATAAAAATTGCCCTGAATCTGATTTTTGCACCCATCAAAAAAGGTATTGTTGTAGGTGCAATTGTTCCCATTGACAAATGGTAGATATCTGCTGTCCCATAATGCTCTGCAGCATGCTCCGTTCAATACTTGCCAAGCAGGTGGCAATGATGGAGGCTGATTTGACCAGAAAATATCAGGATATGGTGATAAATCAATAATGTGACATCTTATTAAAGGATCGGCATTATAAGGAAAATTGCATGCTGTAGATGGTCCGGCAAAAGTGTCATAAAAATTATTCACCTCCTCAATCACCGGATCAACAAAATCGGAACATACATAGCTGCCTTTTAATGGGCCAAAATAAT
This sequence is a window from Sphingobacteriales bacterium. Protein-coding genes within it:
- a CDS encoding T9SS type A sorting domain-containing protein codes for the protein MKKLVLIIFLYPFVTFSQWINFAPSSAGSGGFLVVTSKTNYYYSAYNLQLGKGTLYYSNNGGFSWAELKYVGLPVFYNDSSGFHDAFFKKSPTKKNILKLARTSNYANSWPDSFERFPDTAYVHEHKVHKGNVFITFDKNVYDITLMVKNSGEKIMKVADKTLNFIHFINDSIGYGLDQKNFGIYKTINGGQSWNLVKSLTSNWPWGAFQFTSQDTAYALLKSSNIILKSTNGGLSWDTLKIQSNYLSDIEFYNNNVGFAISEQPNRLFFTKDGGNTWAFLGEEFPTNNLRAISSCFDKDSIYLFLSFPGGGVTRLFKGSFAFKDILTDIPEKPDLTKNKYSCYPNPTTGLLNLRCEGEIPCSGKIYILNLQGQMMYRQHILGVDNEMDISQFSRGVYIVKVVDEKGVWVEKILLTP